One genomic window of Pelecanus crispus isolate bPelCri1 chromosome 18, bPelCri1.pri, whole genome shotgun sequence includes the following:
- the KPNB1 gene encoding importin subunit beta-1 isoform X2 has protein sequence MELITILEKTVSPDRSELEAAQKFLEQAAIENLPTFLVELSRVLANPGNSQVARVAAGLQIKNSLTSKDPDIKAQYQQRWLAIDANARREVKNYVLQTLGTETYRPSSASQCVAGIACAEIPMNQWPELIPQLVANVTNQHSTEHMKESTLEAIGYICQDIDPEQLQDKSNEILTAIIQGMRKEEPSNNVKLAATNALLNSLEFTKANFDKESERHFIMQVVCEATQCPDTRVRVAALQNLVKIMSLYYQYMETYMGPALFAITIEAMKSDIDEVALQGIEFWSNVCDEEMDLAIEASEAAEQGRPPEHTSKFYAKGALQYLVPILTQTLTKQDENDDDDDWNPCKAAGVCLMLLATCCEDDIVPHVLPFIKEHIKNPDWRYRDAAVMAFGCILEGPEPNQLKPLVIQAMPTLIELMKDPSVVVRDTTAWTVGRICEMLPEAAINDIYLAPLLQCLMEGLSAEPRVASNVCWAFSSLAEAAYEAADVADDQEEPATYCLSSSFELIVQKLLETADRPDGHQNNLRSSAYESLMEIVKNSAKDCYPAVQKTTLVIMERLQQVLQMESHIQSTSDRIQFNDLQSLLCATLQNVLRKVQHQDALQISDVVMASLLRMFQSTAGSGGVQEDALMAVSTLVEVLGGEFLKYMDAFKPFLGIGLKNYAEYQVCLAAVGLVGDLCRALQSNILPFCDEVMQLLLENLGNENVHRSVKPQILSVFGDIALAIGGEFKKYLDVVLNTLQQASQAQVDKSDYDMVDYLNELREGCLEAYTGIIQGLKGDQENVHPDVMLVQPRVEFILSYIDHIAGDEDHTDGVVACAAGLIGDLCTAFGKDVLKLVEARPMIHELLTEGRRSKTNKTKTLATWATKELRKLKNQA, from the exons ATGGAGCTCATCACCATCCTGGAGAAGACGGTCTCGCCGG ACCGCTCCGAGCTTGAGGCGGCGCAGAAGTTCCTGGAGCAGGCGGCCATCGAGAACCTG ccgACCTTCCTGGTGGAACTGTCCAGAGTGCTGGCAAACCCCGGCAACAGCCAAGTTGCCCGCGTGGCGGCCGGCTTGCAGATCAAGAACTCCCTGACGTCCAAGGACCCCGACATTAAGGCCCAGTACCAACAGAGATGGCTCGCGATCGACGCCAACGCCCGCAGGGAAGTCAAGAACTAT GTTTTGCAGACGTTGGGTACAGAAACATACAGGCCCAGCTCGGCCTCTCAGTGCGTGGCCGGCATCGCGTGCGCAGAGATCCCCATGAACCAGTGGCCCGAACTCATTCCCCAGTTGGTAGCGAACGTTACGAATCAGCACAGTACGGAGCACATGAAAGAGTCGACGTTGGAGGCCATTGGATACATCTGTCAGGATATC GATCCAGAGCAGCTTCAGGACAAATCCAATGAGATCCTGACAGCCATCATCCAGGGAATGAGAAAGGAAGAGCCCAGCAACAATGTGAAGCTAGCAGCTACTAATGCACTCCTGAACTCTTTGGAATTCACCAAAGCAAACTTTGACAAAGAG TCCGAAAGGCACTTTATTATGCAAGTAGTCTGTGAAGCAACGCAGTGTCCAGATACAAGG GTACGAGTGGCTGCCTTACAGAATTTGGTGAAGATAATGTCCCTTTATTATCAATATATGGAGACATACATGGGTCCTGCGCTTTTTGCT ATAACTATTGAAGCAATGAAAAGTGACATAGATGAGGTGGCTCTACAGGGGATAGAGTTCTGGTCAAATGTCTGCGATGAGGAGATGGACCTGGCTATAGAGGCGTCTGAG gcagcagagcaaggaaggCCTCCAGAACACACTAGCAAATTTTATGCGAAGGGAGCACTACAGTATTTGGTCCCAATTCTAACACAAACATTAACAAAACAG GATGAAAACGATGACGACGACGACTGGAAcccctgcaaagcagcaggagtCTGCCTCATGCTCCTGGCGACCTGCTGTGAAGATGACATTGTTCCTCATGTGCTGCCCTTTATTaaagaacacattaaaaatcCTGATTGGCGATACAGAGATGCAGCTGTGATGGCTTTTGGGTGCATTTTGGAAGGACCAGAGCCTAACCAGCTCAAACCACTAGTCATACAG GCAATGCCAACTTTAATAGAACTAATGAAGGACCCCAGTGTTGTGGTTCGAGACACAACTGCTTGGACCGTGGGCAGGATCTGTGAGATGCTTCCGGAAGCTGCCATCAATGACATTTACCTCGCTCCGCTGCTGCAGTGTCTGATGGAGGGCCTGAGCGCTGAGCCCAGAGTGGCCTCCAACGTGTGCTGG GCCTTCTCTAGTCTTGCTGAAGCTGCCTATGAAGCTGCAGATGTAGCTGATGATCAGGAAGAACCAGCAACGTATTGCTTATCCTCTTCATTTGAGCTAATAGTTCAGAAACTTCTGGAGACTGCAGATAG GCCTGATGGACACCAGAATAACTTGAGGAGTTCTGCATATGAATCTCTGATGGAAATAGTGAAAAACAGTGCCAAGGACTGTTACCCTGCTGTCCAAAAGACAACTCTGGTCATCATGGAACGACTTCAGCAAGTGCTGCAGATGGAG tctcaTATCCAGAGTACTTCTGATAGAATCCAGTTCAATGATCTTCAGTCTCTTCTTTGTGCTACTCTACAG AACGTCCTCCGGAAAGTCCAGCACCAAGATGCTTTGCAGATCTCTGACGTGGTGATGGCATCTCTGCTGAGAATGTTCCAGAGCACAGCGGGCTCAGGGGGCGTGCAGGAGGACGCCTTGATGGCAGTCAGCACCCTGGTAGAAG TCTTAGGTGGAGAGTTTCTGAAGTACATGGATGCCTTCAAACCCTTCCTTGGCATTGGACTGAAGAACTATGCTGAGTACCAG GTTTGTCTGGCTGCAGTGGGCCTGGTTGGTGACTTATGCAGAGCCCTGCAATCCAACATCTTGCCTTTCTGTGATGAGGTTATGCAGCTGCTCTTGGAGAACTTGGGG AACGAAAATGTTCATAGGTCTGTGAAGCCTCAGATTCTCTCGGTGTTTGGCGATATTGCCCTTGCCATTGGAGGAGAATTTAAGAAGTACCTAGATGTCGTGCTGAATACCCTCCAGCAGGCTTCCCAAGCACAGGTTGATAAG TCTGACTATGACATGGTGGATTACCTGAATGAGTTGAGGGAGGGCTGCCTGGAAGCTTACACTGGCATTATCCAAGGATTGAAGGGAGACCAAGAAAACGTGCACC CGGATgtgatgctggtgcagcccagaGTAGAATTTATTCTGTCTTACATTGACCACATTGCTGGAGATGAGGATCACACCGATGGAGTAGTGGCATGTGCTGCTGGACTGATAGG aGATTTGTGTACAGCATTTGGAAAAGATGTACTGAAATTAGTAGAAGCTAGACCCATGATACATGAACTGCTAACTGAAGGAAGAAGATCCAAGAcgaacaaaacaaaaaccctcgCTACCTGGGCGACTAAAGAactgagaaaactgaagaatCAAGCTTG A
- the KPNB1 gene encoding importin subunit beta-1 isoform X1, which produces MELITILEKTVSPDRSELEAAQKFLEQAAIENLPTFLVELSRVLANPGNSQVARVAAGLQIKNSLTSKDPDIKAQYQQRWLAIDANARREVKNYVLQTLGTETYRPSSASQCVAGIACAEIPMNQWPELIPQLVANVTNQHSTEHMKESTLEAIGYICQDIDPEQLQDKSNEILTAIIQGMRKEEPSNNVKLAATNALLNSLEFTKANFDKESERHFIMQVVCEATQCPDTRVRVAALQNLVKIMSLYYQYMETYMGPALFAITIEAMKSDIDEVALQGIEFWSNVCDEEMDLAIEASEAAEQGRPPEHTSKFYAKGALQYLVPILTQTLTKQDENDDDDDWNPCKAAGVCLMLLATCCEDDIVPHVLPFIKEHIKNPDWRYRDAAVMAFGCILEGPEPNQLKPLVIQAMPTLIELMKDPSVVVRDTTAWTVGRICEMLPEAAINDIYLAPLLQCLMEGLSAEPRVASNVCWAFSSLAEAAYEAADVADDQEEPATYCLSSSFELIVQKLLETADRPDGHQNNLRSSAYESLMEIVKNSAKDCYPAVQKTTLVIMERLQQVLQMESHIQSTSDRIQFNDLQSLLCATLQNVLRKVQHQDALQISDVVMASLLRMFQSTAGSGGVQEDALMAVSTLVEVLGGEFLKYMDAFKPFLGIGLKNYAEYQVCLAAVGLVGDLCRALQSNILPFCDEVMQLLLENLGNENVHRSVKPQILSVFGDIALAIGGEFKKYLDVVLNTLQQASQAQVDKSDYDMVDYLNELREGCLEAYTGIIQGLKGDQENVHPDVMLVQPRVEFILSYIDHIAGDEDHTDGVVACAAGLIGDLCTAFGKDVLKLVEARPMIHELLTEGRRSKTNKTKTLATWATKELRKLKNQAW; this is translated from the exons ATGGAGCTCATCACCATCCTGGAGAAGACGGTCTCGCCGG ACCGCTCCGAGCTTGAGGCGGCGCAGAAGTTCCTGGAGCAGGCGGCCATCGAGAACCTG ccgACCTTCCTGGTGGAACTGTCCAGAGTGCTGGCAAACCCCGGCAACAGCCAAGTTGCCCGCGTGGCGGCCGGCTTGCAGATCAAGAACTCCCTGACGTCCAAGGACCCCGACATTAAGGCCCAGTACCAACAGAGATGGCTCGCGATCGACGCCAACGCCCGCAGGGAAGTCAAGAACTAT GTTTTGCAGACGTTGGGTACAGAAACATACAGGCCCAGCTCGGCCTCTCAGTGCGTGGCCGGCATCGCGTGCGCAGAGATCCCCATGAACCAGTGGCCCGAACTCATTCCCCAGTTGGTAGCGAACGTTACGAATCAGCACAGTACGGAGCACATGAAAGAGTCGACGTTGGAGGCCATTGGATACATCTGTCAGGATATC GATCCAGAGCAGCTTCAGGACAAATCCAATGAGATCCTGACAGCCATCATCCAGGGAATGAGAAAGGAAGAGCCCAGCAACAATGTGAAGCTAGCAGCTACTAATGCACTCCTGAACTCTTTGGAATTCACCAAAGCAAACTTTGACAAAGAG TCCGAAAGGCACTTTATTATGCAAGTAGTCTGTGAAGCAACGCAGTGTCCAGATACAAGG GTACGAGTGGCTGCCTTACAGAATTTGGTGAAGATAATGTCCCTTTATTATCAATATATGGAGACATACATGGGTCCTGCGCTTTTTGCT ATAACTATTGAAGCAATGAAAAGTGACATAGATGAGGTGGCTCTACAGGGGATAGAGTTCTGGTCAAATGTCTGCGATGAGGAGATGGACCTGGCTATAGAGGCGTCTGAG gcagcagagcaaggaaggCCTCCAGAACACACTAGCAAATTTTATGCGAAGGGAGCACTACAGTATTTGGTCCCAATTCTAACACAAACATTAACAAAACAG GATGAAAACGATGACGACGACGACTGGAAcccctgcaaagcagcaggagtCTGCCTCATGCTCCTGGCGACCTGCTGTGAAGATGACATTGTTCCTCATGTGCTGCCCTTTATTaaagaacacattaaaaatcCTGATTGGCGATACAGAGATGCAGCTGTGATGGCTTTTGGGTGCATTTTGGAAGGACCAGAGCCTAACCAGCTCAAACCACTAGTCATACAG GCAATGCCAACTTTAATAGAACTAATGAAGGACCCCAGTGTTGTGGTTCGAGACACAACTGCTTGGACCGTGGGCAGGATCTGTGAGATGCTTCCGGAAGCTGCCATCAATGACATTTACCTCGCTCCGCTGCTGCAGTGTCTGATGGAGGGCCTGAGCGCTGAGCCCAGAGTGGCCTCCAACGTGTGCTGG GCCTTCTCTAGTCTTGCTGAAGCTGCCTATGAAGCTGCAGATGTAGCTGATGATCAGGAAGAACCAGCAACGTATTGCTTATCCTCTTCATTTGAGCTAATAGTTCAGAAACTTCTGGAGACTGCAGATAG GCCTGATGGACACCAGAATAACTTGAGGAGTTCTGCATATGAATCTCTGATGGAAATAGTGAAAAACAGTGCCAAGGACTGTTACCCTGCTGTCCAAAAGACAACTCTGGTCATCATGGAACGACTTCAGCAAGTGCTGCAGATGGAG tctcaTATCCAGAGTACTTCTGATAGAATCCAGTTCAATGATCTTCAGTCTCTTCTTTGTGCTACTCTACAG AACGTCCTCCGGAAAGTCCAGCACCAAGATGCTTTGCAGATCTCTGACGTGGTGATGGCATCTCTGCTGAGAATGTTCCAGAGCACAGCGGGCTCAGGGGGCGTGCAGGAGGACGCCTTGATGGCAGTCAGCACCCTGGTAGAAG TCTTAGGTGGAGAGTTTCTGAAGTACATGGATGCCTTCAAACCCTTCCTTGGCATTGGACTGAAGAACTATGCTGAGTACCAG GTTTGTCTGGCTGCAGTGGGCCTGGTTGGTGACTTATGCAGAGCCCTGCAATCCAACATCTTGCCTTTCTGTGATGAGGTTATGCAGCTGCTCTTGGAGAACTTGGGG AACGAAAATGTTCATAGGTCTGTGAAGCCTCAGATTCTCTCGGTGTTTGGCGATATTGCCCTTGCCATTGGAGGAGAATTTAAGAAGTACCTAGATGTCGTGCTGAATACCCTCCAGCAGGCTTCCCAAGCACAGGTTGATAAG TCTGACTATGACATGGTGGATTACCTGAATGAGTTGAGGGAGGGCTGCCTGGAAGCTTACACTGGCATTATCCAAGGATTGAAGGGAGACCAAGAAAACGTGCACC CGGATgtgatgctggtgcagcccagaGTAGAATTTATTCTGTCTTACATTGACCACATTGCTGGAGATGAGGATCACACCGATGGAGTAGTGGCATGTGCTGCTGGACTGATAGG aGATTTGTGTACAGCATTTGGAAAAGATGTACTGAAATTAGTAGAAGCTAGACCCATGATACATGAACTGCTAACTGAAGGAAGAAGATCCAAGAcgaacaaaacaaaaaccctcgCTACCTGGGCGACTAAAGAactgagaaaactgaagaatCAAGCTTGGTAA
- the KPNB1 gene encoding importin subunit beta-1 isoform X3: MRRHFSLALTKSKWHECQPTFLVELSRVLANPGNSQVARVAAGLQIKNSLTSKDPDIKAQYQQRWLAIDANARREVKNYVLQTLGTETYRPSSASQCVAGIACAEIPMNQWPELIPQLVANVTNQHSTEHMKESTLEAIGYICQDIDPEQLQDKSNEILTAIIQGMRKEEPSNNVKLAATNALLNSLEFTKANFDKESERHFIMQVVCEATQCPDTRVRVAALQNLVKIMSLYYQYMETYMGPALFAITIEAMKSDIDEVALQGIEFWSNVCDEEMDLAIEASEAAEQGRPPEHTSKFYAKGALQYLVPILTQTLTKQDENDDDDDWNPCKAAGVCLMLLATCCEDDIVPHVLPFIKEHIKNPDWRYRDAAVMAFGCILEGPEPNQLKPLVIQAMPTLIELMKDPSVVVRDTTAWTVGRICEMLPEAAINDIYLAPLLQCLMEGLSAEPRVASNVCWAFSSLAEAAYEAADVADDQEEPATYCLSSSFELIVQKLLETADRPDGHQNNLRSSAYESLMEIVKNSAKDCYPAVQKTTLVIMERLQQVLQMESHIQSTSDRIQFNDLQSLLCATLQNVLRKVQHQDALQISDVVMASLLRMFQSTAGSGGVQEDALMAVSTLVEVLGGEFLKYMDAFKPFLGIGLKNYAEYQVCLAAVGLVGDLCRALQSNILPFCDEVMQLLLENLGNENVHRSVKPQILSVFGDIALAIGGEFKKYLDVVLNTLQQASQAQVDKSDYDMVDYLNELREGCLEAYTGIIQGLKGDQENVHPDVMLVQPRVEFILSYIDHIAGDEDHTDGVVACAAGLIGDLCTAFGKDVLKLVEARPMIHELLTEGRRSKTNKTKTLATWATKELRKLKNQAW, translated from the exons ATGCGGAGGCATTTCTCACTAGCTCTCACCAAAAGCAAGTGGCACGAATGTCAG ccgACCTTCCTGGTGGAACTGTCCAGAGTGCTGGCAAACCCCGGCAACAGCCAAGTTGCCCGCGTGGCGGCCGGCTTGCAGATCAAGAACTCCCTGACGTCCAAGGACCCCGACATTAAGGCCCAGTACCAACAGAGATGGCTCGCGATCGACGCCAACGCCCGCAGGGAAGTCAAGAACTAT GTTTTGCAGACGTTGGGTACAGAAACATACAGGCCCAGCTCGGCCTCTCAGTGCGTGGCCGGCATCGCGTGCGCAGAGATCCCCATGAACCAGTGGCCCGAACTCATTCCCCAGTTGGTAGCGAACGTTACGAATCAGCACAGTACGGAGCACATGAAAGAGTCGACGTTGGAGGCCATTGGATACATCTGTCAGGATATC GATCCAGAGCAGCTTCAGGACAAATCCAATGAGATCCTGACAGCCATCATCCAGGGAATGAGAAAGGAAGAGCCCAGCAACAATGTGAAGCTAGCAGCTACTAATGCACTCCTGAACTCTTTGGAATTCACCAAAGCAAACTTTGACAAAGAG TCCGAAAGGCACTTTATTATGCAAGTAGTCTGTGAAGCAACGCAGTGTCCAGATACAAGG GTACGAGTGGCTGCCTTACAGAATTTGGTGAAGATAATGTCCCTTTATTATCAATATATGGAGACATACATGGGTCCTGCGCTTTTTGCT ATAACTATTGAAGCAATGAAAAGTGACATAGATGAGGTGGCTCTACAGGGGATAGAGTTCTGGTCAAATGTCTGCGATGAGGAGATGGACCTGGCTATAGAGGCGTCTGAG gcagcagagcaaggaaggCCTCCAGAACACACTAGCAAATTTTATGCGAAGGGAGCACTACAGTATTTGGTCCCAATTCTAACACAAACATTAACAAAACAG GATGAAAACGATGACGACGACGACTGGAAcccctgcaaagcagcaggagtCTGCCTCATGCTCCTGGCGACCTGCTGTGAAGATGACATTGTTCCTCATGTGCTGCCCTTTATTaaagaacacattaaaaatcCTGATTGGCGATACAGAGATGCAGCTGTGATGGCTTTTGGGTGCATTTTGGAAGGACCAGAGCCTAACCAGCTCAAACCACTAGTCATACAG GCAATGCCAACTTTAATAGAACTAATGAAGGACCCCAGTGTTGTGGTTCGAGACACAACTGCTTGGACCGTGGGCAGGATCTGTGAGATGCTTCCGGAAGCTGCCATCAATGACATTTACCTCGCTCCGCTGCTGCAGTGTCTGATGGAGGGCCTGAGCGCTGAGCCCAGAGTGGCCTCCAACGTGTGCTGG GCCTTCTCTAGTCTTGCTGAAGCTGCCTATGAAGCTGCAGATGTAGCTGATGATCAGGAAGAACCAGCAACGTATTGCTTATCCTCTTCATTTGAGCTAATAGTTCAGAAACTTCTGGAGACTGCAGATAG GCCTGATGGACACCAGAATAACTTGAGGAGTTCTGCATATGAATCTCTGATGGAAATAGTGAAAAACAGTGCCAAGGACTGTTACCCTGCTGTCCAAAAGACAACTCTGGTCATCATGGAACGACTTCAGCAAGTGCTGCAGATGGAG tctcaTATCCAGAGTACTTCTGATAGAATCCAGTTCAATGATCTTCAGTCTCTTCTTTGTGCTACTCTACAG AACGTCCTCCGGAAAGTCCAGCACCAAGATGCTTTGCAGATCTCTGACGTGGTGATGGCATCTCTGCTGAGAATGTTCCAGAGCACAGCGGGCTCAGGGGGCGTGCAGGAGGACGCCTTGATGGCAGTCAGCACCCTGGTAGAAG TCTTAGGTGGAGAGTTTCTGAAGTACATGGATGCCTTCAAACCCTTCCTTGGCATTGGACTGAAGAACTATGCTGAGTACCAG GTTTGTCTGGCTGCAGTGGGCCTGGTTGGTGACTTATGCAGAGCCCTGCAATCCAACATCTTGCCTTTCTGTGATGAGGTTATGCAGCTGCTCTTGGAGAACTTGGGG AACGAAAATGTTCATAGGTCTGTGAAGCCTCAGATTCTCTCGGTGTTTGGCGATATTGCCCTTGCCATTGGAGGAGAATTTAAGAAGTACCTAGATGTCGTGCTGAATACCCTCCAGCAGGCTTCCCAAGCACAGGTTGATAAG TCTGACTATGACATGGTGGATTACCTGAATGAGTTGAGGGAGGGCTGCCTGGAAGCTTACACTGGCATTATCCAAGGATTGAAGGGAGACCAAGAAAACGTGCACC CGGATgtgatgctggtgcagcccagaGTAGAATTTATTCTGTCTTACATTGACCACATTGCTGGAGATGAGGATCACACCGATGGAGTAGTGGCATGTGCTGCTGGACTGATAGG aGATTTGTGTACAGCATTTGGAAAAGATGTACTGAAATTAGTAGAAGCTAGACCCATGATACATGAACTGCTAACTGAAGGAAGAAGATCCAAGAcgaacaaaacaaaaaccctcgCTACCTGGGCGACTAAAGAactgagaaaactgaagaatCAAGCTTGGTAA